The following proteins are co-located in the Manihot esculenta cultivar AM560-2 chromosome 9, M.esculenta_v8, whole genome shotgun sequence genome:
- the LOC110622775 gene encoding trafficking protein particle complex subunit 4 isoform X1 — translation MAAIYSLYIINKSGGLIFYKDYGSAGRMDTNDSLRVASLWHSMHAISQQLSPTVGCSGIELLEADTFDLHCFQSLTGTKFFVVCEPGTSHMEGLLKVIYELYTDYVLKNPFYEMEMPIRCELFDINLTQAIQKDRVALLGR, via the exons ATGGCTGCGATTTATAGCTTATACATTATCAATAAATCAGGTGGTTTGATCTTCTACAAG GATTATGGATCTGCTGGACGGATGGACACAAATGATAGCTTACGAGTAGCTAGTTTATGGCATTCAATGCATGCCATCTCCCAGCAGCTATCACCAACTGTAGGTTGTTCAGGCATTGAACTCCTTGAAGCTGATACATTTGACCTCCATTGTTTTCAATCTCTTACTG GGACAAAGTTCTTTGTGGTATGTGAACCTGGGACATCGCACATGGAGGGTCTCTTAAAAGTCATATATGAATTGTACACagattatgttttaaagaaCCCTTTCTATGAAATGGAGATGCCTATAAGATGCGAACTCTTTGACATCAACCTAACACAGGCGATACAGAAAGACCGAGTTGCTTTGTTGGGGCGATAA
- the LOC110622774 gene encoding receptor-like cytoplasmic kinase 176 encodes MGLCFSNRVKAYTPSNTGLNSKTSSRTGKNLSGLSSKVSSTSVPQTPRSEGEILQAENLKNFSFNELKTATRNFRPDSVLGEGGFGSVFKGWIDEHSLTPTRPGSGIVIAVKRLNQEGFQGHREWLAEINYLGQLQHPNLVKLVGYCFEDDHRLLVYEFMPRGSMENHLFRRGSHFQPLSWNIRMKVALGAARGLAFLHRAETKVIYRDFKTSNILLDSNYNAKLSDFGLARDGPTGDKSHVSTRVMGTYGYAAPEYLATGHLTAKSDVYSFGVVLLEMLSGRRAIDKNRPLGQHNLVEWAKPYLASKRRIFRVLDARLNGQYSLSQAQKVANLALQCLDEPKFRPDMDEVVKTLVQLQESNKKENNPITHGEKKNGGCVAYPRPSASLFMHKQA; translated from the exons ATGGGACTCTGCTTTAGCAATCGAGTCAAGGCTTATACTCCTTCTAATACAG gcCTGAATTCAAAAACTTCCAGCAGAACTGGAAAGAATTTGAGTGGCTTGAGTAGCAAGGTCTCATCAACTTCTGTACCCCAAACACCTCGAAGTGAAGGTGAGATCCTGCAGGCAGAAAATTTAAAGAACTTCAGCTTCAATGAGCTGAAGACTGCCACTAGAAATTTTCGACCAGATAGTGTACTAGGAGAAGGTGGCTTTGGATCAGTTTTCAAAGGGTGGATCGATGAGCATTCGCTTACGCCTACAAGGCCCGGTTCTGGCATAGTGATTGCTGTCAAGAGGCTTAACCAAGAAGGGTTCCAGGGTCATAGAGAATGGCTG GCGGAGATCAATTACCTTGGGCAACTGCAGCATCCTAATCTTGTTAAGTTGGTTGGTTACTGCTTTGAGGATGACCATCGACTTTTGGTTTATGAATTCATGCCCCGTGGCAGTATGGAGAATCATCTATTCAGGA GAGGGTCACACTTCCAGCCTCTTTCTTGGAACATTCGCATGAAAGTGGCCCTTGGTGCTGCTAGGGGGCTTGCATTTCTACATAGAGCTGAAACAAAAGTCATATATCGGGATTTTAAGACTTCTAATATACTACTTGATTCA AACTACAATGCAAAGCTTTCTGATTTTGGTTTAGCCAGGGATGGACCAACTGGGGATAAGAGTCATGTATCTACTAGAGTCATGGGAACTTACGGATATGCCGCACCAGAATATTTGGCCACAG GCCATTTGACTGCAAAGAGTGATGTATACAGTTTCGGTGTTGTACTTCTAGAAATGTTATCTGGCCGACGAGCTATAGACAAGAATAGGCCACTGGGGCAACATAACCTGGTGGAGTGGGCGAAACCTTACCTGGCAAGCAAACGCAGAATTTTCCGTGTACTAGATGCTCGTCTAAATGGCCAGTACTCCCTCAGTCAGGCTCAAAAGGTGGCTAACCTTGCACTTCAATGCTTGGACGAACCTAAGTTCAGACCAGACATGGATGAGGTGGTAAAAACATTAGTGCAGCTTCAAGaatcaaataaaaaagagaacaaTCCAATTACTCATGGGGAGAAGAAGAATGGTGGATGCGTTGCATATCCACGACCTTCTGCATCCCTGTTTATGCATAAGCAAGCATga
- the LOC110622775 gene encoding trafficking protein particle complex subunit 4 isoform X2, with the protein MDTNDSLRVASLWHSMHAISQQLSPTVGCSGIELLEADTFDLHCFQSLTGTKFFVVCEPGTSHMEGLLKVIYELYTDYVLKNPFYEMEMPIRCELFDINLTQAIQKDRVALLGR; encoded by the exons ATGGACACAAATGATAGCTTACGAGTAGCTAGTTTATGGCATTCAATGCATGCCATCTCCCAGCAGCTATCACCAACTGTAGGTTGTTCAGGCATTGAACTCCTTGAAGCTGATACATTTGACCTCCATTGTTTTCAATCTCTTACTG GGACAAAGTTCTTTGTGGTATGTGAACCTGGGACATCGCACATGGAGGGTCTCTTAAAAGTCATATATGAATTGTACACagattatgttttaaagaaCCCTTTCTATGAAATGGAGATGCCTATAAGATGCGAACTCTTTGACATCAACCTAACACAGGCGATACAGAAAGACCGAGTTGCTTTGTTGGGGCGATAA